The following coding sequences are from one Methanohalophilus halophilus window:
- a CDS encoding TldD/PmbA family protein: protein MQNYDIGNQVLEFANKYGADEAEVFISANQVTSASVRRSLIESARNQQSQGLGIRVVKDGAVGFASTNIFNRLEETVKSAIAMAKVRDSDEDWKNLPSNGKYPAVNGIFSKKVNELELEDCISLTKEMIDGVCSFSDIIAPSGSFSRMISNQLIMNTNGVEVEEKGTAVSGFIDVITTSDIPSTAYDFRISRDMDIDFYGIGKEAANLANSCKNGVSVESGQKDVVFHPFAFSDIMESSFLSSIEADNIQKGRSSLTGKLNTDIAARGLTITDDGILNGGIASSISDDEGTPSQSTGIIKDGLLKSYIYDSYTAGKEERSSTGNAVRGSYSSTPSVGTRNVVFEHPASDIISEIKDGVFVTNVIGAHTANPISGDFSVEARNAFVIKDGQIEKPIKSLMVSGNIFELLRNVKGAGDDVRIVGSIITPSIWVSNMNVIG, encoded by the coding sequence ATGCAGAATTACGATATTGGCAACCAAGTCCTTGAATTTGCCAACAAATATGGAGCAGATGAGGCTGAGGTCTTCATCTCAGCAAACCAAGTGACTTCTGCAAGTGTCCGTCGCAGCCTTATTGAAAGTGCCAGGAATCAACAAAGCCAGGGATTGGGGATAAGGGTTGTTAAAGATGGTGCAGTGGGATTTGCAAGTACTAACATTTTCAATCGGCTTGAGGAAACTGTGAAAAGTGCGATTGCAATGGCAAAGGTACGCGATTCAGATGAAGATTGGAAAAACCTGCCTTCAAATGGTAAATATCCTGCTGTAAATGGCATTTTCAGTAAAAAGGTAAATGAACTTGAGCTTGAAGATTGCATCTCCCTGACAAAAGAAATGATTGACGGTGTTTGTTCTTTTAGCGATATAATAGCCCCTTCAGGTTCTTTTTCTCGTATGATTTCCAACCAGCTTATCATGAACACTAACGGTGTTGAAGTTGAGGAAAAGGGCACTGCAGTATCGGGTTTTATTGATGTGATCACAACTTCCGATATTCCATCTACTGCATACGATTTCCGTATATCCCGGGATATGGATATTGATTTTTATGGAATCGGGAAAGAAGCCGCAAACCTGGCCAATTCCTGCAAAAATGGTGTTTCTGTGGAAAGTGGACAGAAGGATGTCGTATTTCATCCCTTTGCCTTTTCGGACATAATGGAATCTTCATTCTTATCTTCAATAGAAGCGGATAATATACAGAAAGGCAGATCCAGCCTAACAGGAAAATTGAACACCGATATTGCAGCCAGAGGTCTTACAATAACTGATGATGGTATCCTGAATGGAGGGATTGCATCTTCGATTTCTGATGATGAGGGTACTCCTTCACAATCCACCGGTATAATCAAAGATGGCTTACTCAAATCTTACATCTATGATTCCTATACTGCTGGTAAGGAAGAACGGTCCAGTACCGGCAATGCTGTAAGAGGTTCCTATTCTTCCACTCCAAGCGTTGGTACCCGCAATGTTGTTTTTGAACATCCAGCTTCTGACATAATTTCTGAGATAAAAGATGGAGTATTTGTTACAAATGTAATAGGTGCACATACTGCAAACCCGATCTCCGGAGATTTTTCAGTGGAAGCTCGTAATGCTTTTGTGATTAAGGATGGCCAGATAGAAAAACCGATCAAGTCCCTTATGGTGTCTGGCAATATTTTTGAGTTGCTCAGAAATGTGAAAGGCGCCGGAGATGATGTCCGGATTGTTGGTAGTATTATTACCCCTTCAATATGGGTATCTAATATGAATGTAATAGGCTGA
- a CDS encoding 5-(carboxyamino)imidazole ribonucleotide mutase yields MVDIAIVMGSESDRAISNRVTNVLDNTDYSYDVQVISAHRNPDELDEYVGKDEAFVYIAIAGLSAALPGVIASKTGKPVIGVPVGAKLGGLDALLSTAQMPPGVPVATVGIDNGANAAHMAIRILELKGE; encoded by the coding sequence ATGGTAGATATTGCAATAGTAATGGGATCTGAATCGGACCGGGCAATTTCGAATCGTGTAACCAATGTATTGGACAACACAGATTACAGTTATGATGTACAGGTAATTTCTGCTCACCGCAATCCCGATGAACTGGATGAATATGTAGGTAAGGACGAAGCTTTCGTTTACATTGCGATAGCCGGACTTTCCGCCGCACTTCCCGGCGTGATAGCATCAAAGACTGGCAAACCTGTAATCGGGGTGCCTGTGGGTGCCAAGCTTGGGGGACTGGATGCATTATTATCCACAGCACAGATGCCACCGGGTGTACCGGTTGCGACTGTTGGTATTGATAACGGGGCAAATGCAGCTCATATGGCAATTCGTATCCTGGAACTCAAAGGAGAATGA
- a CDS encoding hydantoinase/oxoprolinase N-terminal domain-containing protein, with product MKYSLGIDAGGTYTDAVILRDSDGKIIDHGKARTTYPDLLDGIQEVLDGLDQAYLEKVSLVSVSTTLATNTILEGTGYPVALIMIGEEVPNDSSIKYSISVQGGHSSGGNEKYPLDMDSIKEFVGEVQDKVSAFAVSSYFSVRNPDHELKAREVIDAMTGLPVICGHELSQSLGAYERGVTAYLNAQLLPISTRFMETVASEIDRRGIDAKLMMLKCDGSIVGMKEALKHPIESIFTGPAASLVGASYLAKSKDCLVIDVGGTSTDVAMVIDNLPEITDEGATVGGWPTKVEAIRMETSAMGGDSHVWVKNHNVFIGPRRVVPLCVAASKYPAITTKLKKGQSILKSQLGENIQPTKFFIRTKQEPIELTEREEDLLSRIKDEPLTVSDIYWDSKALPSPMVMASLIQKRLVQAIGFTPTDALHVLGEYDEWDSEAARVGAEILGYFADLDADEIAGKVKDEVAKNMAQNLLSYVFHDLEDSQINKVVRGNHYGGFHVDVPVVLLGGPVQAYVNDMQRLVDAEIILPEYAEVGNAVGALAGKGIKRIEVLIRPNFGESKYNLRPSSVSLFYPGGNENFKSHEEAVQAAREIGHRLIMDYMHEAELDEGEITIDVDRKDVQVHGVGIPMETRFTFLGVGDIKMGKKDIRI from the coding sequence ATGAAATACAGTCTTGGTATAGATGCCGGTGGAACATATACAGATGCCGTAATCCTGCGGGATTCGGATGGGAAGATTATTGATCATGGAAAGGCCCGCACGACCTATCCTGATTTACTGGATGGAATTCAGGAAGTGCTTGACGGCCTGGACCAGGCATATCTGGAAAAAGTATCTCTGGTATCGGTCTCTACTACTCTTGCAACCAATACTATTCTGGAAGGTACAGGTTATCCAGTAGCTCTTATCATGATAGGGGAAGAGGTTCCAAACGATTCATCAATCAAATATTCAATATCTGTACAGGGGGGCCATTCTTCCGGAGGGAACGAAAAATATCCCCTTGACATGGATTCTATAAAAGAATTTGTAGGAGAAGTTCAGGATAAGGTATCGGCATTTGCGGTTTCTTCTTATTTCAGTGTAAGAAACCCGGATCATGAATTGAAGGCAAGGGAAGTTATAGATGCAATGACCGGTTTGCCTGTGATTTGTGGTCATGAACTTTCCCAGTCTCTGGGAGCATATGAAAGAGGTGTTACAGCCTATCTAAACGCCCAGCTTTTGCCCATATCTACCCGGTTTATGGAAACAGTTGCATCTGAGATAGATCGAAGGGGAATCGATGCAAAACTTATGATGCTCAAATGTGATGGTTCCATAGTGGGTATGAAAGAAGCTCTCAAACACCCGATCGAATCAATATTTACCGGTCCTGCAGCAAGTCTTGTTGGTGCTTCGTATCTTGCCAAAAGCAAGGATTGCCTGGTCATTGATGTCGGAGGTACAAGTACCGATGTTGCTATGGTTATTGATAATCTCCCTGAAATAACCGATGAAGGGGCAACTGTTGGTGGTTGGCCAACCAAGGTGGAAGCCATCAGAATGGAAACCTCTGCAATGGGGGGGGACAGTCATGTGTGGGTCAAGAATCATAATGTTTTCATAGGCCCACGCCGAGTCGTTCCTCTCTGTGTGGCTGCCAGTAAATATCCCGCAATCACTACAAAACTCAAGAAAGGACAGAGTATCCTGAAAAGCCAGCTAGGGGAAAATATCCAGCCCACAAAATTCTTCATCAGAACCAAACAGGAACCCATTGAACTTACAGAGCGCGAAGAAGATCTTCTTTCCCGCATAAAGGATGAACCCCTGACAGTTAGTGACATCTACTGGGACAGTAAAGCATTGCCATCGCCTATGGTCATGGCAAGCCTGATCCAGAAACGTCTGGTGCAGGCCATTGGTTTTACTCCAACGGACGCCCTTCATGTTCTTGGGGAATATGATGAGTGGGACAGTGAAGCTGCCAGAGTCGGTGCAGAAATACTTGGATATTTCGCAGATCTGGATGCTGATGAAATTGCCGGTAAAGTTAAAGATGAAGTTGCAAAGAACATGGCACAGAACCTTCTTTCATATGTCTTTCATGATCTCGAGGATTCACAGATCAATAAAGTTGTCCGTGGCAATCATTATGGTGGATTTCATGTGGATGTTCCCGTGGTACTTCTTGGAGGTCCTGTACAGGCCTATGTAAATGATATGCAAAGGTTAGTAGATGCGGAAATAATCCTGCCTGAATATGCCGAGGTTGGTAATGCGGTAGGGGCTCTTGCAGGTAAGGGGATAAAGCGTATTGAAGTGCTAATTCGTCCGAATTTTGGTGAATCTAAATATAATCTACGTCCTTCTTCTGTATCATTGTTCTATCCCGGCGGGAATGAAAATTTCAAGTCCCATGAAGAAGCTGTGCAGGCTGCACGTGAGATCGGTCATAGATTGATAATGGATTACATGCATGAAGCCGAACTGGACGAAGGTGAAATAACTATAGATGTTGACCGCAAGGATGTTCAGGTGCATGGGGTCGGTATTCCAATGGAAACAAGGTTTACTTTCCTGGGGGTTGGGGACATCAAAATGGGGAAGAAAGATATAAGGATATAA
- a CDS encoding TldD/PmbA family protein, whose amino-acid sequence MRESEFHDVRWIEGESTSILLDNGKVEDINTNYGNGCGVRALCGGSWGYTSSEGVDGIDAAIKAAIELASDVNKHSPREKVTLASYCEPNVDNLPSIKENPRDVAVEEKVELLKDLSNNASCKGISSTSASYSESTFKVHYTNSEGADCEYELTRVGFAISAIASDGAAYQVGRESNFDVCGYEMFRDPGILEKAQSAGKTAVDLLGARQAKGGKGPVILDPELAGVFAHEAVGHASEADLVLEGSSILADRIGEEIASPLVNIIDDPTLHKFGYYPFDAEGMKAHKTDIITDGVLNSYLHSRETAGKLGGASGNSRSQGYSAPVVRMSNTYVDNGNSNLDEMLEELGDGIYLAGTRGGQVNTGEGIFQFNAEKGYIVENGEIGDLVRDVSLSGNTLEILKNVLLVGNDLKMHSGRCGKSGQAIPVSDGSPHLLISDALVGGVQ is encoded by the coding sequence ATGAGAGAATCAGAATTTCATGATGTGAGGTGGATAGAGGGAGAATCAACTTCTATCCTTCTCGACAACGGGAAAGTAGAGGACATAAATACCAACTATGGTAATGGTTGTGGGGTACGTGCTCTTTGTGGCGGTTCCTGGGGTTATACTTCATCTGAAGGGGTCGATGGTATTGATGCTGCAATAAAAGCAGCTATAGAGTTGGCTTCTGATGTGAATAAACACAGTCCAAGAGAAAAAGTAACTCTTGCATCTTACTGTGAACCCAATGTTGACAATCTGCCGTCTATAAAGGAAAATCCCCGGGATGTTGCGGTTGAAGAAAAGGTTGAGTTGTTGAAAGACCTTTCCAATAATGCTTCATGCAAAGGAATTAGCAGTACATCTGCATCATACTCTGAATCTACCTTTAAGGTTCATTATACAAATTCTGAAGGTGCGGATTGCGAATATGAACTTACTAGAGTAGGGTTTGCAATTTCAGCCATTGCTTCAGACGGTGCAGCCTATCAGGTAGGAAGAGAAAGCAACTTTGACGTATGCGGTTATGAAATGTTCCGTGACCCTGGAATTCTGGAAAAGGCACAATCTGCCGGAAAGACAGCTGTGGATTTGCTGGGTGCCCGCCAGGCAAAAGGAGGCAAAGGTCCTGTAATTCTTGACCCGGAACTTGCCGGGGTATTTGCCCATGAAGCGGTTGGACATGCTTCAGAAGCCGATCTGGTGCTGGAAGGAAGTTCAATTCTAGCAGATAGAATAGGTGAAGAAATCGCTTCACCACTTGTTAATATCATAGATGACCCTACACTTCATAAGTTCGGTTACTATCCCTTTGATGCAGAGGGAATGAAAGCTCATAAAACAGATATTATCACGGATGGAGTATTAAATTCATATCTACATTCCAGGGAAACCGCAGGTAAACTCGGTGGCGCATCAGGTAACAGTCGCAGTCAGGGATACTCTGCACCTGTTGTCAGAATGAGTAATACATATGTTGACAACGGAAATTCAAATCTTGATGAAATGCTGGAAGAACTGGGTGACGGAATATACCTTGCGGGTACCCGTGGAGGACAGGTTAATACAGGTGAAGGAATCTTCCAGTTCAATGCCGAGAAAGGCTATATTGTGGAAAATGGGGAAATCGGAGATCTTGTGCGCGATGTGTCCCTGTCTGGCAATACTCTGGAAATCCTGAAAAATGTTTTACTGGTAGGAAATGATCTTAAAATGCATTCGGGTAGATGTGGCAAAAGCGGTCAGGCAATTCCGGTATCGGACGGTTCCCCCCATCTTCTCATTTCTGATGCCCTTGTGGGAGGTGTCCAGTAA
- a CDS encoding chorismate mutase, protein MTIENVRQEIENIDRELVELIAKRVEFADDILKYKHQANLPINDDTQNDVVIERAVYIATEKGLDSTVVKQIFNLLIQMNIERQHELSGEGNLP, encoded by the coding sequence ATGACAATCGAAAATGTAAGACAGGAGATCGAGAATATTGATAGGGAACTGGTGGAACTCATTGCAAAAAGAGTTGAATTTGCAGATGATATCTTAAAATACAAACACCAGGCCAATCTTCCTATCAATGACGACACACAAAATGATGTGGTAATAGAAAGAGCTGTGTATATTGCTACTGAAAAAGGTTTAGACTCCACTGTGGTAAAACAGATTTTCAATCTCCTTATACAGATGAATATAGAAAGGCAACATGAATTAAGCGGCGAAGGTAATCTTCCCTGA
- a CDS encoding ATPase domain-containing protein, producing MERLSTGIQGLDKKIGDGYPGKKGILITGAPGSGKTIFAMHAINQACEYGKKSVIMATEETEEDITEQAKMFDFPFDEYIKNGLLEVVKILEMRSRNVTKAAEMIDGLSLKEVDLISLPEMIPYDAEVIVIDNIGVFAIGLTTREFRDQFDTLNLLLSQKDATTLFVMDEAAHQMTHEVADYSTFGNIKLLVKENPYTGKMERFIFTPKMRNTAISLDPIPFDITSKGIDIKGKKDT from the coding sequence ATGGAAAGGTTATCTACAGGAATTCAAGGTCTTGACAAAAAGATTGGTGATGGATATCCGGGAAAAAAAGGGATTCTTATCACCGGTGCCCCCGGATCTGGTAAAACTATTTTTGCAATGCACGCAATAAACCAGGCATGCGAATATGGGAAAAAATCTGTTATAATGGCAACAGAAGAGACTGAAGAGGATATTACCGAACAGGCAAAAATGTTTGATTTTCCTTTTGACGAATATATAAAAAACGGTTTACTTGAAGTTGTAAAAATACTGGAAATGAGAAGTCGGAACGTAACTAAAGCTGCTGAAATGATAGATGGATTGAGTTTAAAAGAGGTTGACCTCATAAGTCTGCCTGAAATGATACCTTATGATGCCGAAGTAATAGTAATAGATAATATCGGAGTTTTCGCAATTGGTTTAACAACACGGGAATTTCGTGATCAGTTTGATACATTAAACCTTTTACTTTCACAAAAAGATGCAACAACACTGTTTGTGATGGATGAAGCTGCCCACCAGATGACCCATGAGGTCGCAGATTACTCGACTTTTGGAAACATTAAGTTACTGGTAAAGGAAAATCCCTACACTGGGAAAATGGAGCGTTTTATTTTCACACCAAAGATGAGAAATACAGCCATTTCCCTTGACCCTATTCCGTTTGATATTACATCAAAAGGCATAGATATAAAGGGCAAAAAAGATACTTGA
- a CDS encoding shikimate kinase, with amino-acid sequence MTVTGYGQALGAGTILNAISTWKGAAFGLDLKTFARVELSQGDGPIEGIIEENGDMDTTLIENAVGITLDLFNLKMQGTVQTRSEIPHASGLKSSSAAANAVIIATLDAIKESMEPLDMVKLGVEAAKKSGVTITGAFDDACASFFGGVVVTDNKEDILFKRIKKNSEVLVFVPPQKAYSSETDVTGSKLIGPWIDMAYDLVIHREFEKAMTLNGFLYCGALGFDTKPMMVALESGIEGVTLSGTGPAYVAMGDSSALDKLAKAWKKNSTGGNVIRTKINNEGAI; translated from the coding sequence ATGACTGTAACAGGATATGGGCAAGCGTTGGGTGCAGGCACCATCCTCAATGCAATTTCTACCTGGAAAGGTGCAGCTTTTGGATTGGACCTCAAGACATTTGCCAGGGTTGAATTATCACAGGGTGATGGTCCTATAGAAGGCATCATTGAAGAAAATGGGGATATGGATACCACTCTGATCGAGAATGCAGTTGGTATAACTCTTGACCTGTTTAATTTGAAAATGCAGGGCACGGTACAAACAAGAAGTGAAATTCCTCATGCAAGCGGACTAAAAAGCAGCAGTGCTGCTGCTAACGCTGTTATTATTGCTACTCTGGATGCCATAAAAGAATCAATGGAACCCCTGGATATGGTAAAATTAGGGGTCGAAGCTGCTAAAAAATCCGGAGTGACAATCACAGGGGCTTTCGATGATGCCTGTGCATCTTTTTTTGGTGGTGTGGTAGTAACTGATAACAAAGAAGATATTCTTTTCAAACGCATCAAGAAAAACAGTGAAGTACTTGTTTTTGTTCCTCCTCAAAAGGCATATAGTTCGGAGACTGACGTAACAGGATCAAAATTAATTGGACCCTGGATAGACATGGCTTATGACCTTGTTATCCATCGGGAATTTGAGAAAGCAATGACATTAAATGGTTTTCTCTACTGTGGTGCTTTGGGTTTTGATACCAAACCAATGATGGTAGCCCTTGAAAGTGGCATTGAAGGTGTCACCCTTTCTGGTACCGGTCCTGCATATGTGGCAATGGGAGATAGCTCTGCTTTGGACAAACTTGCAAAAGCCTGGAAAAAAAATAGTACGGGCGGAAATGTGATAAGGACAAAGATCAATAATGAAGGGGCAATTTAA
- a CDS encoding methanogen output domain 1-containing protein: MESEITPKILIVDDEPQNLDLMEAYLSQLYELTLAKSGEECLQKVKEKEIDLILLDIMMPGMSGYDVAKSLKESQSTRHIPIIMVTALSEKEDRIKGIEVGADDFLTKPVNRVELLTRVKSLLRIKSLHDELVTEKEHLKMQNHIRKVLTSIIPSLLSSAPPEQKKIIIRQMVDMVEDIVRSSCTGCEGETTDSQDVAEICCKAMNQLGASYFVDGDGDKNGCSIIKAHKCPWGEESKINPIMCNLTTGVFSKMVNGVTDGEVNVNKTMGNGDDHCCFDICIERE, from the coding sequence ATGGAAAGCGAAATCACACCCAAAATACTCATAGTGGATGATGAACCACAAAATCTGGATTTAATGGAAGCATACCTCTCTCAATTATACGAACTTACTCTGGCTAAAAGTGGAGAGGAATGCCTCCAAAAAGTGAAAGAAAAGGAAATCGATCTTATTCTTCTTGACATTATGATGCCGGGCATGAGTGGCTATGATGTTGCTAAATCTCTAAAAGAATCACAAAGTACACGCCATATCCCGATCATAATGGTAACTGCATTGTCTGAAAAAGAGGACCGCATTAAAGGTATTGAAGTTGGTGCAGATGATTTTCTTACAAAACCTGTAAATCGGGTGGAGCTTCTAACCCGTGTAAAGTCATTGTTGCGCATCAAAAGTCTTCATGATGAGCTGGTGACTGAAAAAGAACATCTTAAAATGCAAAACCACATTCGTAAGGTTTTGACCTCAATTATTCCCTCACTACTAAGTAGTGCCCCACCCGAACAGAAGAAAATAATCATTCGTCAAATGGTTGATATGGTGGAAGATATTGTACGTAGTTCATGCACTGGTTGTGAAGGAGAAACTACAGACTCACAAGATGTAGCCGAAATTTGCTGTAAGGCTATGAATCAACTGGGAGCCAGTTATTTTGTGGACGGTGACGGTGACAAAAACGGGTGTTCGATCATAAAAGCACACAAGTGCCCATGGGGAGAAGAAAGTAAAATAAACCCCATAATGTGTAACCTCACTACCGGAGTTTTCTCAAAAATGGTTAACGGAGTCACCGACGGCGAAGTTAACGTAAATAAAACAATGGGCAATGGGGACGACCATTGTTGTTTTGATATCTGTATAGAAAGAGAATGA
- a CDS encoding ATP-binding response regulator: MTDEGIRTKILVVDDEPDNVELLTAYLLNDYDIIPAYSGSEALDILKSCEDDLPDLILMDIMLKDGMDGVEAAHFIKINYDIPLVYITAYADDNIMRRAKLTEPFGYILKPFEESELRTNIEIALYKYEMERRLKESKKWLTAVLNSIGDAVIATDEEGLVKFINPFAEALTGWDQDEAIGLPLSEVFVVENEVPGEKADDPIQKVMKEGMFYGLGSHTVLVTKSKTQIPVDVIGSPIRNEAGKLLGTLVLFYDISERKRVENMIYYQNSQKDM; the protein is encoded by the coding sequence ATGACAGATGAGGGGATAAGGACAAAAATTCTTGTAGTCGACGATGAGCCTGATAATGTCGAATTACTTACGGCTTATCTATTGAATGATTATGACATTATTCCTGCTTACAGTGGTAGTGAAGCACTGGACATACTGAAATCCTGTGAGGATGACCTGCCGGATCTTATACTCATGGATATAATGCTCAAAGATGGTATGGATGGTGTAGAAGCTGCCCATTTCATAAAAATCAATTATGATATTCCTTTAGTTTATATTACGGCTTATGCCGATGATAATATAATGCGAAGGGCCAAACTCACGGAGCCTTTTGGTTATATCCTCAAGCCATTTGAAGAGTCCGAATTACGTACAAACATAGAAATTGCGTTATACAAATATGAAATGGAACGCAGGCTCAAAGAAAGCAAGAAATGGCTTACTGCTGTGCTCAATAGTATCGGGGATGCAGTAATTGCAACAGACGAAGAGGGCCTGGTCAAATTCATTAACCCATTTGCAGAAGCTCTAACCGGTTGGGATCAGGATGAAGCAATTGGTTTGCCTTTGTCAGAAGTATTTGTGGTTGAGAATGAAGTTCCTGGTGAAAAGGCCGATGATCCAATCCAGAAAGTCATGAAGGAAGGTATGTTTTACGGCCTTGGAAGTCATACAGTGCTTGTTACTAAAAGCAAAACCCAGATTCCTGTAGATGTAATTGGCTCTCCCATTCGTAATGAAGCAGGTAAACTACTGGGTACTTTGGTGTTGTTCTATGATATCTCTGAACGCAAACGTGTTGAGAATATGATTTATTACCAGAATAGTCAGAAGGATATGTGA
- the lonB gene encoding ATP-dependent protease LonB, which yields MAEEMASKDEELEESFDTTSSIEVPKLLIDQIIGQDHAVEVVKKAASQRRHVMMIGTPGTGKSMLAKAMAELLPKEELQDILAYPNVEDNNNPRIRTVPAGKGREIVMAHKMEARKKSQSRNMLMMFLIFGIVMYSFYVGQLLWGIIAAIMMLILSRQFMPKEEMMIPKMLVSNYEQDNAPYIDATGTHAGALLGDVRHDPFQSGGLETPSHDRVESGDIHKSHKGVLFIDEINTLRIESQQSLLTAIQEKEYPITGQSERSSGALVKTEPVPCDFIMVAAGNLDAVEKMHPALRSRIKGYGYELYMRESMEDTADNRKYLVRFVAQEVKRDGHIPDFDQSAVDEVIQEARRRAGRKGHLTLKLRDLGGLVRVAGDIAHAEDTKITSAKHVLAAKKMARSIEQQLADSYLERRKDYQLFSKKGAAVGKVNGLAVMGGDSGIVLPIMAEVTPPQSHAEGKVIATGMLKDIAKEAVLNVSAVIKKVTGQDIMNRDIHIQFVGTYEGVEGDSASVSIATAVISAIEGIPIDQSVAMTGSLSVRGDVLPVGGVTYKIEAAAQGGIKKVIIPWTNKDDVLIEEAYKDQVEIIPVKTISEVIEHSLVGTKKEGIRDKLKELTDMKVDLEIPESVPS from the coding sequence ATGGCGGAAGAAATGGCTTCTAAAGATGAGGAATTGGAAGAATCATTTGACACCACCAGTTCCATCGAAGTGCCTAAACTATTGATCGACCAGATCATTGGTCAGGATCATGCGGTGGAGGTTGTCAAGAAAGCTGCAAGTCAGAGGAGACATGTGATGATGATCGGTACTCCTGGTACCGGTAAATCCATGCTTGCAAAGGCAATGGCTGAATTGCTTCCAAAGGAGGAACTGCAGGATATCCTTGCATATCCCAATGTTGAAGACAACAACAATCCACGTATTCGTACCGTTCCTGCCGGAAAAGGTAGGGAGATTGTTATGGCTCATAAAATGGAGGCCAGAAAGAAATCCCAATCAAGGAACATGTTGATGATGTTCCTTATTTTTGGTATTGTGATGTATTCTTTCTATGTGGGTCAACTTCTCTGGGGTATCATTGCAGCTATAATGATGCTTATTCTTAGCAGGCAATTTATGCCAAAAGAAGAAATGATGATCCCAAAGATGCTGGTTTCAAATTATGAACAGGATAATGCTCCGTATATTGATGCCACCGGTACCCATGCAGGAGCCCTTCTCGGAGATGTCAGGCATGACCCATTCCAGTCAGGTGGACTGGAAACCCCGTCTCATGACAGGGTGGAGAGTGGAGATATTCACAAGTCCCACAAAGGTGTACTCTTCATTGATGAGATCAACACCCTCAGGATTGAATCCCAGCAAAGCCTGCTTACGGCAATCCAGGAGAAAGAATATCCGATTACAGGTCAGTCAGAGCGCAGTTCCGGCGCCCTTGTGAAAACAGAACCGGTTCCATGTGACTTTATAATGGTAGCTGCAGGTAATCTGGATGCTGTGGAAAAAATGCATCCTGCACTCAGGTCACGTATAAAGGGTTATGGATATGAGCTCTACATGCGTGAATCCATGGAAGACACTGCTGATAACCGCAAGTATCTTGTTCGGTTCGTGGCACAGGAAGTTAAGCGGGACGGACATATACCTGATTTTGATCAGTCAGCAGTTGATGAAGTCATTCAGGAAGCTCGAAGGCGGGCCGGAAGAAAAGGCCATCTAACTTTGAAATTGCGTGATCTTGGAGGACTTGTGAGAGTAGCAGGAGATATTGCACATGCTGAAGACACAAAGATCACCTCTGCAAAACATGTACTTGCAGCCAAGAAAATGGCACGCTCCATAGAACAACAACTTGCTGACAGTTATCTGGAAAGAAGAAAAGATTACCAGTTGTTTTCCAAGAAAGGTGCTGCTGTCGGTAAGGTCAATGGGCTTGCTGTAATGGGAGGAGATTCCGGAATAGTCTTGCCTATTATGGCAGAAGTAACTCCTCCACAATCACATGCTGAAGGCAAAGTAATTGCCACCGGTATGCTCAAGGATATTGCTAAGGAAGCTGTTCTTAATGTGTCAGCTGTGATCAAAAAGGTGACAGGCCAGGATATAATGAATAGGGATATTCATATCCAGTTTGTCGGTACCTATGAAGGAGTTGAGGGAGACAGTGCTTCTGTGTCCATTGCAACGGCCGTAATTTCGGCCATTGAAGGTATACCTATTGATCAGAGTGTTGCGATGACAGGTTCCCTGTCTGTAAGAGGCGATGTATTGCCGGTGGGCGGTGTAACCTACAAGATCGAAGCCGCAGCCCAGGGTGGAATTAAAAAAGTTATTATACCCTGGACTAATAAGGATGATGTGTTGATTGAAGAAGCTTACAAGGATCAGGTTGAAATAATTCCTGTCAAAACAATATCCGAAGTTATAGAGCACAGTCTTGTGGGCACCAAAAAGGAAGGAATTCGGGATAAACTCAAGGAGCTGACAGATATGAAAGTTGATCTGGAAATTCCTGAATCCGTGCCCAGTTAA